Within Candidatus Neomarinimicrobiota bacterium, the genomic segment CCGGGTCTTCGATGGTAATGATATGACCGTCCTTGTTTGTGTTACGATGATTTACCAATGCAGCCAGAGTCGTGGATTTCCCCGACCCTGTTCCTCCCACAATAAGAACAAGCCCCGTATTTGTCATCGAGATATCAGCAAGCTCAGGAGGCAAACCTAATTCCTCAAGAGTCGGAAGCTTAGTGGAAATACGCCGGGCCACCATTCCCGGTGAACCTTTTTGAACAAAAAAGCTCAATCTGAATCTGCCGACACCCTCTACAAACAAACTTGTATCAAAGTCTTTTCTGTCTTTGAATTCCCGATATTCATCGGTTGATATAATATGGGAGATCATTCCGTCGATCTCATCTGCGGTAACTAACCTGTCTGCAACGCTCTTAAGATTCCCTTTTATTTTTAGGTACACGGGAGAATCTGCGGTAATGAACATGTCAGATGCTTCCTTTTCCGCCATCAATTTGAAAAGTGGAGAAATGTCCATAATCTTATCCTGTTAATTTATTCAACGGTTGCAAGACCCGCAAGTTTGGCGACGGTTTTAGCGTCGCGGGCATGATGATAAGCGTCTTTTTCCTCAATCAATCCCTCTTTCAACAACGCAGCCAGCGATTGATCCATAGTGATCATTCCTAGCTTAATGCTGGTCTGGATGATCGAGTCCAATTGAAATATTTTATCTTCGCGTATCATGTTGGATGCAGCGGGAGTGCAAATCAATATTTCGAATGCCGCAACTCTGCCACCACCCTTTTTAGGTAAAAGTACTTGAGCGATGACACCACGCAGAGACTCGGCAAGCATCGTTCTTATCTGCCCTTGTTCCTCAGCCGGATATTGGTCAATGATCCTGTTCACGGTTTTAGAGGCGGAGTTCGTATGCAGGGTTCCGAGTACAAGGTGCCCGGTCTCCGCAGCGGTAATCGCGAGCGAGGTCGTCTCCAAATCCCTGAGCTCTCCAACTAAAATGACATCGGGATCCTCCCTCAGCGAGGATCTCAGCGCTGCCGTGAATGACTTGGTATTTGTATGCAACTCCCGTTGATTTATCAGCGATTTTTTAGAATGATGAATGAACTCTATCGGGTCCTCGATAGTAATCAGGTGATACTCGAAATTGGTGTTGATATAATCTATCATAGTTGCCAGAGTTGTGGATTTGCCCGAACCTGTCGGACCGGTTACAAGCACCAGGCCTTTATCGAGCGATGACATTTCCCTGATCACATCCGGCAGTCCAAGCTGCTCGAAACTTAAAATATCCGATTTGATTATCCTCAAGACCGCTGCTTTTCCTAAACGTACGAAGAATACGTTCACCCGGAATCTTCCGATACCGCTCAAATCCCTTGAAAAATCCACTTCCAAGTGTTCTTCCAACTCACGCCTCTGCTCTTCGGTCATCACGTCATAGATAAGCCGGTCGACTTCTTCTTTTTCGAGAGGGGGAGAGTCTATCTTCTTAATTTTTCCGTCAAGCCTCAGCATCGGAGGAGCGCCGACAGTCAGATGAATATCTGACGCTCCCGAATCGACTGCGAATTTTAATATTTCGAATATCTCCATATCAAAGTTCCTGATAGAATGGGAGAAACTTAAAAGTCATTTTGACGTCAATTCCGGAAAATATTCAATTCGCGGAGTGATAAATATCAAAAGCTCGTTTCTATTTTTTTCAACCGATTTATGGATGAATAATTTACCTATTATGGGAAGCGAACTGAGGAAAGGAACCTTTTTGTAATTAATAAATTCATCCTCTTTTATTAATCCTCCAATTGCGGCGGTATGCCCCTCTTTTACCATGATCTTGGTTTCGGCTGTCCTTTCAGACGTAATTGGCCGGTCGTTGTTCGGTCCGGTAAACCCGGTGATGGCTGCTACCGAGGTGCTGATAGAGAGGAGAACATAATTTTTCTCGGTAACATGAGGTATAACTCTGAGAGATATACTTATATCCCTGTCTTCAAATGTTAAGGGTTGGGTCAGTGATAAGCCTCCGGTGACCCCGCCCGTTCCCTGAGCTTGAGGCACTGCTATCGGAATCGTGGTCTTCACTTCTGTCATGGCTTCCTGGTTATCAAGCGTCGAAAGGGTTGGATTGTTCAAGAGCTTCGAGTTACCTCTTGTCCTCAATAACTCCAATATGATTCTGAATTCCTGGAGTGAGAGAGTTGCCGTGTTCAATCCTCTCCATGTTCCAAATAGCGGAAATCCCGCTTGTTGGCCTCCCAGACCACCCGTTGCGGCTCCTGCTGTCAAACTTGAGGAAGGACCTCCACCTATGGTGACTTTCGGGTTCCAATTGATGCCGATGTCATCGTTTTCCGACAGGTTGGTTTCGATAAACTGGACTTCGATAGTTATTTGCGGAAGGGGAACATCCAGAATCTCTATGATAGCCGTAACGTTCGGTATGTTCTGGGGAATATCGGTAACTATGATATAGTTGGAGGCTCCTGTATTCTGAGAACCAACCCCCTTAACCACCATACCGAAAGTCGTAATCTCTGATTTAGATGAAACCACGCCTGCCAGCGATTCTTTCACCCTTTCAGCGTCGATATAGTTCAACTTATAGACCTTGGTAATCTTATCTCCCCTTATCTCTTTATCCGCGGGCTTCACCATAATAATGTTGCCTTCCTGAAACCATTCATACCCGTTCATTTTAACTATCGAATCGAGCGCTTTTTTAATATCAACATTTTTCAGCGACACGGTAATCTCGCCTGTTACATCCGGACTGGTGACTATATTTAATCCGTGTTTTTTAGCAAGCAATCTGATTACATCCTGAATATCAGCGTTTTTTAACTCTATGTTGACTTTCGAACTTCTTTTCGATTGAAGCATAAGAGTTGCGTTTACTTCAATTTGAAAGGTAAAACATAGAATGATTATCATTATCGGAAGATACATTATTTTATTTTTTCTGTTATCTTTCATCAGTTTTATTTCCTCCTAATTCAAGTCTAAGCTTGGAATTACCCATTGTTAAAATGACGTGTTCTTCCCCTACTTCTGTCAATGCATACCCGTTTACTTCACTGTTTATCTCGTAAATATCGCCTCCGATTATAGCCCATTCATCGACAATGCCGGTGAGGATAAAACTGCTGTCGAGTTGATCAATTTCAACGAATCTTCCGTCAGAACTCTTCGTAAGGAGTTCAATATAGTCCGGTTTGTAAAACGGGTCTGCTCCCCACTCCCCTACAAATTTGATACTCAAAGTCGCATTTCCCGGAGTCAGAACAGCTGCCCTTGTCGGTTGAGCGCTTTCATTCTGTTTTGGAACTATTACATCAGGAACGCTTTTAACGACCGGAACACCCGAAATTCCGCTTTTATCATCCGAACCGAACAGGTCATAGAAATAATAAGCTGCTGTAAGTCCTAACAGTATCAATAATATTTTTTGTCTCGTTGCCAATTTATTCTTCTTTAGGTGTCGATTGCTCCGATTGCATCATCCAGCAAAAACA encodes:
- a CDS encoding secretin and TonB N-terminal domain-containing protein codes for the protein MKDNRKNKIMYLPIMIIILCFTFQIEVNATLMLQSKRSSKVNIELKNADIQDVIRLLAKKHGLNIVTSPDVTGEITVSLKNVDIKKALDSIVKMNGYEWFQEGNIIMVKPADKEIRGDKITKVYKLNYIDAERVKESLAGVVSSKSEITTFGMVVKGVGSQNTGASNYIIVTDIPQNIPNVTAIIEILDVPLPQITIEVQFIETNLSENDDIGINWNPKVTIGGGPSSSLTAGAATGGLGGQQAGFPLFGTWRGLNTATLSLQEFRIILELLRTRGNSKLLNNPTLSTLDNQEAMTEVKTTIPIAVPQAQGTGGVTGGLSLTQPLTFEDRDISISLRVIPHVTEKNYVLLSISTSVAAITGFTGPNNDRPITSERTAETKIMVKEGHTAAIGGLIKEDEFINYKKVPFLSSLPIIGKLFIHKSVEKNRNELLIFITPRIEYFPELTSK
- a CDS encoding type IV pilus twitching motility protein PilT, producing the protein MEIFEILKFAVDSGASDIHLTVGAPPMLRLDGKIKKIDSPPLEKEEVDRLIYDVMTEEQRRELEEHLEVDFSRDLSGIGRFRVNVFFVRLGKAAVLRIIKSDILSFEQLGLPDVIREMSSLDKGLVLVTGPTGSGKSTTLATMIDYINTNFEYHLITIEDPIEFIHHSKKSLINQRELHTNTKSFTAALRSSLREDPDVILVGELRDLETTSLAITAAETGHLVLGTLHTNSASKTVNRIIDQYPAEEQGQIRTMLAESLRGVIAQVLLPKKGGGRVAAFEILICTPAASNMIREDKIFQLDSIIQTSIKLGMITMDQSLAALLKEGLIEEKDAYHHARDAKTVAKLAGLATVE